Proteins co-encoded in one Arachis hypogaea cultivar Tifrunner chromosome 13, arahy.Tifrunner.gnm2.J5K5, whole genome shotgun sequence genomic window:
- the LOC114925074 gene encoding uncharacterized protein isoform X1, protein MNMTSSISLISSIPAGDTEFAKDAAFGYKSSNLRDWVEEKTGGRIPASTVTSVSIELLRKGGQDAICQHLCSLKKGSACVVNAASERDMAIFAL, encoded by the exons ATGAATATGACATCTTCTATAAGCCTCATATCCAGCATTCCTGCAGGGGACACAGAGTTTGCTAAAGATGCTGCCTTTGGCTACAAATCTTCGAATCTGCGTGAT TGGGTAGAAGAGAAGACTGGTGGTcgaatacctgcatccactgttACTTCTGTTTCCATTGAACTTTTGAGGAAAGGAGGACAAGATGCAATTTGCCAGCATCTATGCAGTCTGAAAAAG GGTTCAGCATGTGTAGTTAATGCAGCTAGTGAAAGAGACATGGCTATATTTGCACTTTGA
- the LOC114925074 gene encoding tubulin-folding cofactor A-like isoform X3, producing MKEKGADPYDLKQQENVLAESRMMIPDCHKCLEAALADLKGALAELEESNEKEGSEIDDARNTIVEVEKVVGTTEA from the exons ATGAAGGAGAAGGGTGCTGACCCTTATGATCTCAAGCAACAG GAAAATGTGCTGGCTGAGTCTAGGATGATGATTCCTGATTGCCACAAGTGCCTTGAGGCCGCACTCGCGGATTTAAAAGGAGCATTG GCTGAGCTAGAGGAATCAAATGAGAAGGAAGGTTCTGAAATCGATGATGCTCGAAACACCATTGTTGAAGTTGAGAAAGTAGTTGGAACTACTGAAGCTTAG
- the LOC114925074 gene encoding protein argonaute 4A-like isoform X2 — protein MLSTLQRASLVEKSRQKSLERMRVLSDALTTSNYGSEPMLQNCEISISTGFIQVDGRVLPSPRVPEEYSTKFNGSSILKRCSSNAHF, from the exons ATGTTGTCCACGCTTCAAAGGGCTTCATTGGTAGAGAAGTCCAGGCAAAAGTCACTGGAGAGGATGAGGGTTTTATCTGAT GCACTAACAACCAGTAACTATGGTTCTGAACCTATGCTTCAAAATTGTGAAATTTCTATAAGCACCGGCTTTATTCAAGTGGATGGTCGTGTTCTGCCTTCACCAAGG GTCCCTGAAGAATATAGTACTAAATTTAATGGATCTTCTATTTTAAAG AGATGTAGTTCCAATGCACACTTCTGA